A window of the Chroogloeocystis siderophila 5.2 s.c.1 genome harbors these coding sequences:
- a CDS encoding DUF5340 domain-containing protein: MQTIPLPSPIHYELLLQLLEQQTLSAASQNPTLREQVNQLIITLRKAAAQQKQLEESCQQSQIAIESRWSLNQ; this comes from the coding sequence ATGCAGACAATTCCCCTTCCCTCTCCGATTCACTACGAACTCTTGTTGCAGTTATTAGAACAACAAACACTATCCGCAGCAAGTCAAAATCCAACTTTGCGCGAACAGGTGAATCAGCTAATCATTACCCTACGTAAAGCCGCCGCGCAACAGAAGCAGCTAGAAGAAAGTTGTCAGCAGTCACAGATTGCAATTGAATCACGGTGGTCACTGAATCAATAA
- the trpC gene encoding indole-3-glycerol phosphate synthase TrpC, protein MQIRRRPPNPSVDVKSLRYQVAIPDAEPQNILEKIVWHKETEVEQLREKLPLVELQRKALAAPPTRDFIGALRQGKTTPALIAEVKKASPSKGVFREDFDPVAIAQSYAQGGASCLSVLTDEKFFQGSFNNLALIRAAVDLPLLCKDFIIYPYQMYMARIRGADAVLLIAAILSDQDLQYFVKIATALKMAVLVEVHTLEELDRVLAIDGIRLIGINNRDLEDFTVDLQTTCALLEARGEELRSRNILAVSESGLHTPADLQVVACAGAAAVLIGESLVKQSDPQAAITTLFTI, encoded by the coding sequence ATGCAAATTCGTCGTCGTCCACCTAATCCATCAGTTGATGTGAAAAGCTTGCGCTATCAAGTTGCTATTCCTGATGCTGAGCCACAAAATATCTTAGAAAAAATTGTCTGGCATAAAGAAACTGAAGTCGAGCAACTGCGTGAAAAGCTTCCTTTAGTCGAACTTCAGCGTAAAGCCCTTGCTGCACCACCAACACGTGATTTTATTGGTGCGTTGCGTCAAGGAAAAACAACACCTGCACTCATTGCCGAGGTAAAAAAAGCTTCACCAAGTAAGGGCGTCTTTCGCGAAGATTTTGACCCTGTGGCGATCGCGCAATCTTATGCCCAAGGTGGTGCTAGCTGTCTTTCAGTACTGACTGATGAAAAGTTCTTTCAAGGCAGTTTTAACAATCTTGCCTTAATTCGCGCTGCGGTAGATTTACCACTTTTGTGCAAAGACTTCATTATCTACCCGTATCAAATGTATATGGCGCGTATTCGGGGTGCGGATGCCGTGCTGTTGATTGCCGCAATTCTGAGCGATCAAGATTTACAATACTTTGTTAAAATTGCAACTGCTTTAAAAATGGCAGTATTAGTCGAAGTTCACACCTTAGAGGAACTTGACCGCGTTTTGGCAATTGATGGTATCCGATTAATTGGTATAAATAATCGCGATTTAGAAGATTTTACCGTAGATTTACAGACAACTTGTGCATTGCTAGAAGCACGCGGCGAAGAATTGCGATCGCGGAATATCTTAGCCGTCAGCGAGTCAGGATTGCATACACCCGCAGATCTACAAGTTGTCGCTTGTGCAGGTGCAGCAGCGGTGCTCATTGGCGAATCTTTGGTAAAGCAAAGCGATCCGCAAGCGGCGATCACCACTCTATTTACTATCTAG